The Anaeromyxobacter diazotrophicus nucleotide sequence CCATCCCGGCGGCCACGATCACGGCGCGGCAGCGGTCGAGGTCGCCGCGGCGCGCCAGCACCCGGTGGATGCCCGCCACGCCCACGTCGTAGACCTTCACCGCCTCGACGCCCATGACCTCCAGCGTGACCGCCGCCTCCTCGCACGCCGGGACGTCGCTCGTCCCGGCGCAGCACACCGCCACCGGGCCGCGGGTGGGCAGGGCCATCCGCCCCTTGCGCAGCGTGCGCGAGACCGGGTCGTAGATCGCGCCCTTCACCGCGCGGCGCGCCGGGGCGGCCTTGTCCGGGTCGAGCCGCGTCACGAGCAGCGGGCCGTGCCCGTCGAGCTTGCGGGCGATGGCCGCCACCTGGGCGGCCGTCTTGCCCTGGGCGAAGATCACCTCCGGCATGCCCACCCGCAGCGCGCGGTGGGTGTC carries:
- the larB gene encoding nickel pincer cofactor biosynthesis protein LarB, whose product is MDERELRALLARVRDGEAPVEHAVARLKGAPFEAVGGFATVDTHRALRVGMPEVIFAQGKTAAQVAAIARKLDGHGPLLVTRLDPDKAAPARRAVKGAIYDPVSRTLRKGRMALPTRGPVAVCCAGTSDVPACEEAAVTLEVMGVEAVKVYDVGVAGIHRVLARRGDLDRCRAVIVAAGMEGALPSVVGGLVGRPVIGLPTSVGYGASFSGLTPLLAMLNSCSPNVTVVNIDNGFGAGFVAGLIARG